The Methanosarcina barkeri str. Wiesmoor DNA segment GTTATGGATTTCAATGACCCTCGGATTCGTTTGATCCAACAGAAAAATCAGGGCGCATCGATAGCAAGAAATGTGGGTGTCCAGTATGCTAAAGCAAATCTGATTGCTTTTCTGGATGCAGATGATGAATGGACACAAAACTACATAGAAATAATCTTGAAATTGAGAAAGCGATACCCTCAAGCTGGTATGTATACTACAGCTTACCAAATATCGACCCACGATGGAAAGCTTACTTGGCCCAAATATAAATATATACCTTTTCGATCATGGGAAGGACTACTCCCCAACTTCTTCAAATCTTTAGCTTTTGGAGATTCTCCAGTCCGTACTTCTTTATTATCCGTCCCCAAGAGTATTTTTATAGAATTGGGTGGGTTCCCACCGGGATATAGATGGGCACATGATGTTGATTTGTTCGGGAAAATTGCACTGAAATATCCAGTTGCTTTTAGTTGGAAACTAGGGGGCATATATCACGGGGACGCAGTTAATCGCCTTAGTGATCTAAAACGTCCAATAGACTATGATGAGCCGTTTATCGAGACTGCTCGTAATGCTATAATAAATGGGGAAGTTCGGCCTGATTTTATTGGGCCACTCAATGAATTCATCTTCAGACAGGAGACCCCTCGTGTTGCAAGATATATACTGTCAGGAAACTCAGAAACCGCCCGAAATATCTTAAGTCAGTGTAAACCGAAGCAATACTATTACTACTCCATGAAGATATTATTGCTCCTATTATCAATAATACCTTATCCTGTAATTAGATACTCAACCAATATAAAGTTTTTAAAAATAGCTTTAATGGAATTATTTCATATCTCACCAGAGGCAAAGTACTCACAGGGTCTCTATCGTTAATCCACCATAAAGTAACGGCTTCTACTTTTTAGGATTTTGAACTCGATACTCACTAAGCCACTAAAAATTTTGAGTTGTTGTCATTTGGCAACATTAAACTGCAAAGTAACGTTTTTCACACAGATATCGATCCATGCGTTACCTTTCCACTCCTCTTAATCTCTTCCCATGAGATCCAATGTTTATCTTCAAGCATTGTGTTATATAGCTTGCATTTTACGCACGGTATATCATCCCTGGCCGGTTTTTTACCCATCAACATCGATCTGGCGTAACTCATTTTTTCGTTGTTTAAAACAGAGATTAGATTATCTTTGAAAACATTGCCGTAATCTTCCCAAAAGTTCACATTACATCCAAGCATACGCCCATCAAAGTTGATTTGCGGGTTTTTCCATAACATGAAGCAGAGTGGCCTGATATAGTTAACTCCATATTTTTGGTAGTACTCATCCCTATTTGCAACCCCTAATCCAGTTTCTTTACTTATATGCTCTTTATCTTTAACTGGCGAAAACACTTTATCGCTGAACATATTTCCCCAAGATAATTTTAGAAAAAAGTCCATTCCAAGGTCCTGAGCCATTTCGCGGGCACGATCGACAAAACCTTCATTATGGCCGAAAGCAACAAATTGCCATAAAAGTTTAGGGTATGGAGAATTATACTTTTTTTTATATCTGTTTATAGCTTTTATATTGTTTATAACATTATCAAAGTTCCCTCTTTGTCTGTAAATCTGGTAGGTTTTATTATCTATGCCGTCAATTGAACAGGTAATTCCCTTAAATCTGTATTTAACAAGTGACTCTATTAACTCATCAGTCATCGTGTTTAGGTTAGCGCCATTGTTGGCGCATACTGCAACATTTTTCTCATAGGCATATTTTATCATGTCGATGAGTTCTGGATTTAAAAATATCTCGCCATAGTTCGATAACTCAATTTCTTTGATAAACGAGTTATTATCTATAATTTGTTTAAAATCACTATATTTTAAAAAGCCAGATCCAATGGCAGCAGCGACCTTGCCATTAGCTGTAGGACAAGTAGGACATCTCAGCTGGCAGACTGTTGAAACGTCTAATCGAATTTTACTTGGTTGGATTTCTTTAGGTGTAGATGCCATATTATTATCCACCTGTGTAATTTAGAGGATTTTACTAGGTGTTCTATCAATCTACTATAATCCAGGATTTCATAAAATGTTTTCCTGTATAACACTCATAGTTTGCCCTTAGAATATTACTAAAGTTCAATAGATCACACATCCCTGAGTAAGAAAAGAATTAAACACTCGATAGCTTTGAGTTTCTTTTCTTCAGAACATCTCGATTCGGTTTTTAGGCTCTTCTCTGTTTTGTATGAGTTGAAAATAATTGCTTAGTTAAAAAGCATTCAGATCAAATATGAAAAAATCAAGCTTGAACGTGATTTTTTAACAAGAACTATTTCCATATCTTATATATGATGCTTCAACATTCAGGAGCTATATGTAAGTTACCCACTCAAAAGAGCGAAGAGTCAGTTTTTATTTAACTGATTAAGTATATGATAGTTAAAAGGTTAAATAATGTTAGGACCTTCAACAGCTTAGACGTGAAAACAAATTAAGACTGGATAAAATACTATCAAATCTAATGGGTGACTCTAAACTTGGCTTGAATTAAATTACTGTTACTTCATCCTTGTAAAGTTAACAGTTCATGAGAGTGTCTGAAGTGACTGATATAATAGAGATGAGAAAGCTCATGAAATGGATGAAGGTATAAATTAATGAAGTAGGTCTATTGCTCTCTAATTGCAAATCGGTTAATGTGCAGAGCCGAGAATATGAACTCAATCAAGGTCTTAATCTTATTATTAGAATTAATACAGGCTTTGGTAGTTAACTATAGTTATATATTATGAGAACCTATATTTCTATATGAACTGCCCAAGGTGTAATAGTTCCACTCACAAAAAGAATGGTATAGTTTGTGGACGTCAACGCTACAAATGCCATGATTGTGGATATAATTATACCGCAGAGGTAAAATCAACTGCTAGCTCCCCTTCTGTTAAGAGACAGGCTTTGCAACTCTATCTTGAAGGGTTAGGATTTCGCTCAATAGGAAGATTTTTAGGAGTAAGTCATGTTTCTGTCCAAAAATGGATAAAGAAATTTGGTCAGGAGTTGGAGGACCTAAAAAGCGAAAATGAGATATCTATTGTTGAAATGGATGAGATGAACACTTACATCGGTAACAAAAAAAATATTGCTGGATCTGAATTGCTGTTGATAGAGTTGGGAAAAAATTCATCAACTGCTCTTTTGGCAGCAGAGGAACGGAAACTGGACAACTAATATGGGAAAAATTAAAGCAAAAAGAGATTGGAGAGGTGATGACAGATCACTGGAGAGCATATGCAGAGTTTCTTCCAGAAAATATTCATACTCAATCCAAAGCCGAAACGTATACAGTTGAAGGATATAACGGCATATTGAAGCACTTTCTGGCAAGGTTGAGACGAAAGACAAAATGTTATACGAAG contains these protein-coding regions:
- a CDS encoding glycosyltransferase family A protein, which codes for MIVPEISIIIPLYNKSIHIARALNSVLNQTFYNFEVIVVDDGSTDGGTKIVMDFNDPRIRLIQQKNQGASIARNVGVQYAKANLIAFLDADDEWTQNYIEIILKLRKRYPQAGMYTTAYQISTHDGKLTWPKYKYIPFRSWEGLLPNFFKSLAFGDSPVRTSLLSVPKSIFIELGGFPPGYRWAHDVDLFGKIALKYPVAFSWKLGGIYHGDAVNRLSDLKRPIDYDEPFIETARNAIINGEVRPDFIGPLNEFIFRQETPRVARYILSGNSETARNILSQCKPKQYYYYSMKILLLLLSIIPYPVIRYSTNIKFLKIALMELFHISPEAKYSQGLYR
- a CDS encoding radical SAM protein translates to MASTPKEIQPSKIRLDVSTVCQLRCPTCPTANGKVAAAIGSGFLKYSDFKQIIDNNSFIKEIELSNYGEIFLNPELIDMIKYAYEKNVAVCANNGANLNTMTDELIESLVKYRFKGITCSIDGIDNKTYQIYRQRGNFDNVINNIKAINRYKKKYNSPYPKLLWQFVAFGHNEGFVDRAREMAQDLGMDFFLKLSWGNMFSDKVFSPVKDKEHISKETGLGVANRDEYYQKYGVNYIRPLCFMLWKNPQINFDGRMLGCNVNFWEDYGNVFKDNLISVLNNEKMSYARSMLMGKKPARDDIPCVKCKLYNTMLEDKHWISWEEIKRSGKVTHGSISV
- a CDS encoding IS1 family transposase (programmed frameshift) → MNCPRCNSSTHKKNGIVCGRQRYKCHDCGYNYTAEVKSTASSPSVKRQALQLYLEGLGFRSIGRFLGVSHVSVQKWIKKFGQELEDLKSENEISIVEMDEMNTYIGNKKNIAGSELLLIEFGKKFINCSFGSRGTETGQLIWEKLKQKEIGEVMTDHWRAYAEFLPENIHTQSKAETYTVEGYNGILKHFLARLRRKTKCYTKSIEMLKYSVLLLMKHRNKEIAIIS